Proteins encoded in a region of the Zea mays cultivar B73 chromosome 4, Zm-B73-REFERENCE-NAM-5.0, whole genome shotgun sequence genome:
- the LOC103653497 gene encoding bifunctional dihydrofolate reductase-thymidylate synthase-like, with product MGIGKDGVLPWKLPGDLKFFKELTLTTSDLVKKNAVIMERKTWESIPVKSRPLPGRLNVILTRSGTFDFATVENVVICGSMESALELLASTPYCLSIEKVFVIGGGQVLREYLKGPACEAIHLTDIQSSIECVTFIPPVDFSVFQPWYSSFPVIESNIRHLFVSFVRVRKSVAETHESNGKESTEVDTKNDKFEKENFSFLPKMVYDRHEEYQYLNLVEDIIRSGAQKNDRTGTGTLSKFGCQMRFNLRKKIPLLTTKVRKHICCSFQI from the exons ATGGGCATTGGGAAGGATGGGGTCTTGCCATGGAAGCTTCCTGGTGATCTTAAATTCTTTAAAGAGCTTACACTAACTACATCTGATCTTGTCAAAAAGAATGCAGTTATAATGGAAAGGAAAACATGGGAGAGCATTCCAGTTAAGTCAAGGCCATTGCCTGGTCGTTTGAATGTCATACTTACTCGATCTGGTACTTTTGATTTTGCAACAGTAGAGAATGTTGTTATCTGTGGAAGTATGGAGTCTGCCTTAGAACTGCTAGCATCAACTCCATATTGCTTATCAATTGAGAAAGTGTTTGTTATAGGAGGCGGACAGGTACTGAG AGAATATCTTAAAGGACCTGCATGTGAGGCTATCCATCTAACTGACATTCAGTCGAGCATTGAGTGTGTCACTTTCATCCCTCCGGTTGACTTCTCAGTGTTCCAGCCATGGTATTCATCTTTCCCGGTGATAGAGAGCAACATTAGGCATTTGTTTGTGTCTTTTGTTCGTGTTAGAAAGTCAGTGGCAGAAACTCATGAGTCAAATGGCAAGGAATCAACCGAGGTTGATACCAAGAATGACAAATTTGAAAAAGAGAATTTCTCTTTTCTCCCCAAGATGGTATATGACCGCCATGAGGAGTACCAATATCTCAATCTTGTTGAAGATATTATAAGGTCTGGTGCTCAGAAAAACGACAGGACAGGAACTGGAACATTGTCAAAATTTGGGTGTCAG ATGCGGTTCAACTTAAGGAAAAAAATTCCTCTGCTGACCACAAAGGTACGCAAACATATATGTTGTAGTTTTCAGATTTAA